In Rhodococcus rhodochrous, a single genomic region encodes these proteins:
- a CDS encoding SGNH/GDSL hydrolase family protein, which translates to MTMPRLLRRSGVIACAAIAFATVGTVACADTQEPEAAADYASYVALGDSFTSGPGIPPQTEGDPCGRSASNYPTLVATDLGIEDFVDASCGAATSLDFAMPQTTFRGATVPPQYDALRPDTELVTVGIGGNDIGLVQLALGCVNLSAPPDGASCAITNTPDGTDRVDAAIEAFAPVYTTVIDEIRRRSPEARIVLVGYPTGIRDGGCFPEQRIWPDDATYLQEKIDRLNTVMREQAEAADVDYVDLRDSSRDHDACADPETRWMAGLQPAAGSIPLHPNAAGHRNAADQVLATITD; encoded by the coding sequence GTGACGATGCCGAGACTCCTCCGACGGTCGGGTGTCATCGCCTGCGCCGCAATCGCGTTCGCGACCGTGGGCACGGTCGCCTGCGCCGACACACAGGAGCCGGAAGCGGCCGCAGACTACGCGTCGTACGTCGCCCTGGGAGATTCGTTCACCTCCGGACCCGGAATCCCCCCGCAGACCGAAGGCGATCCGTGCGGGCGGTCGGCGAGCAACTACCCCACCCTCGTTGCGACCGATCTCGGCATCGAGGACTTCGTCGACGCCTCGTGCGGCGCCGCCACCTCCCTCGACTTCGCGATGCCGCAGACCACCTTCCGCGGCGCGACGGTGCCACCGCAGTACGACGCGCTGCGCCCCGACACCGAACTCGTCACCGTGGGTATCGGCGGCAACGACATCGGTCTCGTCCAGCTGGCGCTGGGATGCGTCAATCTCTCGGCGCCACCCGATGGTGCGTCGTGCGCGATCACGAACACCCCGGACGGCACCGACCGTGTCGACGCCGCCATCGAAGCCTTCGCGCCCGTCTACACCACGGTGATCGACGAGATCCGCCGGCGTTCCCCGGAGGCACGCATCGTGCTCGTCGGCTATCCCACCGGGATCCGCGACGGCGGGTGCTTCCCCGAGCAGCGGATCTGGCCCGACGATGCGACCTACCTGCAGGAGAAGATCGACCGGTTGAACACCGTCATGCGCGAGCAGGCCGAGGCCGCGGACGTGGACTACGTCGATCTGCGCGATTCGAGCCGCGACCACGACGCGTGCGCAGATCCGGAGACCCGGTGGATGGCCGGCCTGCAGCCGGCCGCCGGATCGATCCCGCTGCATCCGAACGCGGCCGGGCACCGCAACGCCGCCGATCAGGTGCTCGCCACGATCACCGACTGA
- a CDS encoding alpha/beta fold hydrolase, whose amino-acid sequence MASTEPATYDDLTFDVRVAGPRDGTPVVLLHGFPETSRSWTPVARLLVERGFRVIAPDQRGYSPGARPTGVEHYGVPALAGDVLGLLDEFGLDRVHLVGHDWGAAVAWYFAAHNPDRVSALTAVSVPHLAAYGWALREDADQRERSSYIGLFRQEGKAEELLLADDARRLRAMFTSAVDHDSVDHYVAAMSAPGALTAALNWYRAMTRDLDSTPPVRVPTTYIWSTADMAIGRAGAERCGEFVDAEYDFVVLPDVSHWIPEEAPDEIANAVTRRRNG is encoded by the coding sequence ATGGCATCGACCGAACCCGCCACCTACGACGACCTGACCTTCGACGTGCGCGTGGCGGGTCCGAGGGACGGCACGCCCGTCGTGCTCCTGCACGGCTTCCCCGAGACATCACGCAGCTGGACGCCGGTGGCGCGACTGCTCGTCGAGCGCGGTTTCCGCGTGATCGCCCCCGACCAGCGCGGATACTCCCCCGGTGCCCGGCCGACCGGTGTCGAGCACTACGGGGTGCCGGCGCTCGCCGGTGATGTCCTCGGCCTGCTCGACGAGTTCGGGCTCGATCGCGTCCACCTCGTCGGGCACGACTGGGGCGCCGCTGTGGCGTGGTACTTCGCCGCGCACAATCCCGACCGCGTCTCGGCGTTGACCGCGGTCTCGGTCCCCCACCTTGCTGCCTACGGCTGGGCGTTGCGGGAGGACGCCGACCAGCGCGAGCGCTCCTCCTACATCGGCCTGTTCCGCCAGGAGGGCAAGGCGGAGGAGCTCCTCCTCGCCGACGACGCGCGGCGCCTGCGGGCGATGTTCACCTCTGCCGTCGACCACGACTCGGTCGACCACTACGTCGCCGCCATGTCCGCGCCGGGCGCTCTGACCGCTGCCCTGAACTGGTATCGCGCCATGACACGGGATCTCGATTCGACTCCCCCGGTCCGCGTCCCGACGACCTACATCTGGAGCACCGCCGACATGGCGATCGGCCGCGCCGGCGCCGAACGGTGTGGCGAATTCGTCGACGCCGAGTACGACTTCGTGGTCCTGCCCGACGTCTCGCACTGGATCCCGGAGGAGGCGCCGGACGAGATCGCGAACGCCGTCACGCGGCGGCGGAACGGCTGA
- a CDS encoding MFS transporter: MNAFTDTASGAGEATTRRQVVSWGLWDWGSAAFNAVILTFVFSVYLTDAVGDDLPGGISASTWLGWSLGIAGFVIAVTAPVSGQRYDAVGRRKWSLGILTTVTVAAMAAMYFVRDDYHYLWLGLVLLGVASVMSELAQVPYNSMLRQVSTPDDIGRVSGFGWAMGYFGGIVLLLLCYTGFIAGDGDTRGFLGVPTEDGTNIRLVALFAAVWFAVFAVPVLLAVPEKPVARGDVARRAGFVESYRVLWRDLTELWRADRRTIWYLGASALFRDGLAGVFTFGAVLAVTVYGIGAGDVLIFGVAANVVSAVGALVAGRVDDRVGPKAVIVGSLVAMIATGIVLLVVSGPTMFWIFGLVLCLFVGPAQSSARTFLARLTPPGREGQMFGLYATTGRAVSFLAPTLFGFFAWWFGTDRAGIVGLLIVLGAGLVSLLAVRAPETSAQA; this comes from the coding sequence ATGAATGCGTTCACGGACACGGCGAGCGGGGCCGGGGAGGCCACGACACGTCGTCAGGTCGTCTCGTGGGGTCTGTGGGACTGGGGTTCCGCGGCGTTCAACGCCGTGATCCTGACGTTCGTGTTCTCCGTCTATCTCACCGACGCGGTCGGCGACGACCTGCCGGGTGGGATCTCGGCGAGCACCTGGCTCGGATGGTCGCTCGGCATCGCCGGGTTCGTCATTGCCGTGACCGCGCCGGTGTCGGGCCAGCGGTACGACGCAGTCGGGCGACGGAAATGGTCGCTGGGCATCCTCACCACGGTCACCGTCGCGGCGATGGCGGCGATGTACTTCGTGCGCGACGACTACCACTATCTGTGGCTCGGGCTGGTCCTGCTCGGCGTGGCATCCGTGATGTCCGAGCTCGCGCAGGTCCCGTACAACTCGATGCTGCGCCAGGTGTCGACGCCGGACGACATCGGACGGGTGTCGGGCTTCGGTTGGGCGATGGGCTATTTCGGTGGCATCGTGCTCCTGCTGCTGTGCTACACCGGGTTCATCGCCGGCGACGGCGACACCCGCGGATTCCTCGGTGTGCCCACCGAGGACGGCACCAACATCCGGCTCGTCGCGCTGTTCGCGGCCGTGTGGTTCGCCGTGTTCGCCGTGCCCGTGCTGCTCGCCGTCCCGGAGAAGCCGGTCGCGCGTGGCGACGTCGCCCGCCGCGCCGGTTTCGTCGAGTCCTACCGCGTGCTGTGGCGCGACCTGACGGAGTTGTGGCGGGCGGACCGTCGCACCATCTGGTACCTCGGGGCGTCGGCGTTGTTCCGGGACGGTCTCGCCGGCGTCTTCACCTTCGGGGCGGTCCTCGCCGTCACGGTCTACGGGATCGGAGCGGGCGACGTGCTGATCTTCGGTGTCGCCGCGAACGTCGTCTCCGCGGTGGGCGCACTGGTGGCCGGACGCGTCGACGACCGGGTCGGGCCCAAGGCGGTCATCGTGGGCTCGCTGGTCGCGATGATCGCGACCGGCATCGTCCTGCTCGTGGTGTCGGGTCCGACGATGTTCTGGATCTTCGGCCTGGTGCTGTGTCTGTTCGTCGGTCCCGCCCAGTCGTCGGCGCGGACCTTCCTGGCGCGCCTGACCCCGCCGGGACGGGAGGGGCAGATGTTCGGTCTCTACGCGACGACGGGACGTGCGGTCTCGTTCCTGGCACCGACGCTGTTCGGGTTCTTCGCGTGGTGGTTCGGCACCGACCGAGCGGGGATCGTGGGGTTGCTGATCGTGCTCGGCGCGGGCCTGGTGTCGTTGCTCGCCGTGCGGGCTCCCGAGACGTCGGCGCAGGCGTGA
- a CDS encoding TetR family transcriptional regulator translates to MSTASVPPPTTRAERKERTRQALLDAALELSADRGLGGVSLREVARSAGIVPTAFYRHFSSMDELGVTLAADTMRVLRRLLRDARRTPGPAGARQSLDVLVQQVRAHKAAFRFLARERHGGVPEVAAAISVELRLLTSELAADLGRSPGLEDWDFDDLEMAADLLVTAMLDFVLDLLAVERPGSAQEAEVVTRAEKQMRLILLGAAAWRPRRTSGDR, encoded by the coding sequence GTGTCCACCGCTTCCGTACCCCCGCCGACCACCCGCGCCGAACGCAAGGAACGCACACGTCAGGCGCTTCTCGACGCCGCCCTCGAACTGTCCGCCGACCGGGGACTCGGCGGGGTGAGCCTGCGGGAGGTGGCCCGCAGCGCGGGCATCGTGCCCACCGCGTTCTACCGGCACTTCTCGTCCATGGACGAGCTCGGTGTCACTCTCGCCGCCGACACGATGCGGGTGCTGCGGCGCCTGCTGCGCGACGCGCGTCGAACACCCGGCCCGGCAGGGGCGCGGCAATCGCTCGACGTGCTGGTCCAGCAGGTACGGGCTCACAAGGCTGCCTTCCGGTTCCTGGCACGCGAACGCCACGGCGGCGTTCCCGAGGTGGCCGCCGCGATCTCCGTCGAGCTGCGCCTGCTGACCAGCGAGCTCGCCGCCGACCTGGGTCGCTCCCCGGGCCTCGAGGACTGGGATTTCGACGATCTCGAGATGGCCGCCGACCTGCTGGTGACCGCGATGCTCGATTTCGTCCTCGACCTGCTCGCCGTCGAACGTCCCGGCAGCGCGCAGGAGGCGGAGGTCGTCACCCGCGCGGAGAAACAGATGCGTCTGATCCTGCTGGGTGCGGCGGCATGGCGGCCGCGACGGACGTCCGGCGACCGGTGA
- the cmrA gene encoding mycolate reductase (Catalyzes the final step in mycolic acid biosynthesis.), whose product MTLPNPHPDARAVVTGASSGIGEALATELAARGHSLILVARRGEVMEALAETLRAKHGVTVEVRACDLSDRDARTPLVDELGRRRISILCNNAGIATFGAVAELDAAYERAQVELNAVAVHDLTLAVLPQMVERNSGAILMVGSAAGNMPIPNNATYAATKAFVNTFSESLRGELKGTGVHITLLAPGPVRTEEPDPAEASIVDKLVPDFLWISSEHTAKVSLDALAANRMRIVPGVISKAMSAAGQFSPRSISAPIAGAFYKKLGGS is encoded by the coding sequence GTGACTCTGCCGAATCCCCATCCCGATGCCCGTGCCGTCGTCACCGGAGCGTCCTCCGGCATCGGCGAGGCCCTCGCAACCGAACTCGCCGCCCGCGGCCACTCGCTGATCCTGGTCGCCCGTCGCGGAGAGGTGATGGAGGCCCTCGCCGAGACCCTGCGCGCGAAGCACGGCGTGACCGTCGAGGTGCGCGCCTGCGATCTGTCCGACCGCGACGCACGGACGCCGCTCGTCGACGAACTCGGACGTCGGCGCATCAGCATCCTGTGCAACAACGCCGGTATCGCCACCTTCGGCGCGGTCGCCGAGCTCGACGCGGCCTACGAGCGGGCACAGGTCGAGCTCAACGCCGTCGCCGTCCACGACCTCACCCTCGCGGTGCTGCCGCAGATGGTCGAGCGGAACTCCGGCGCGATCCTCATGGTGGGTTCGGCCGCAGGCAACATGCCGATCCCGAACAACGCCACCTACGCCGCGACGAAGGCGTTCGTCAACACCTTCTCCGAGTCCCTGCGCGGTGAGCTCAAGGGCACCGGCGTGCACATCACGCTGCTCGCCCCCGGCCCGGTGCGCACCGAGGAACCCGACCCGGCCGAGGCGTCGATCGTCGACAAGCTGGTCCCGGACTTCCTGTGGATCTCGAGCGAACACACCGCGAAGGTGTCGCTCGACGCGCTCGCTGCGAACCGGATGCGCATCGTGCCCGGTGTGATCAGCAAGGCCATGTCGGCTGCCGGTCAGTTCTCGCCGCGGTCCATCTCGGCCCCGATCGCCGGCGCGTTCTACAAGAAGCTCGGCGGCAGCTGA
- a CDS encoding acyl-CoA thioesterase, with amino-acid sequence MTDVSVTTHVFDAAVDLFEVRDDHTEGHTHPAYANMVGPFGGITAATLLRAVERHPDVLGMPLSLTVNYAGPIADGPFDIAVRPVRTNRTTQHWSIELSQGGEVTTTATAVFGLRRPTWSSTELQAPTAPAPDSLEPTPLPDYIAWARNYEMRYAAGAVPEEGSAEVADSTSTLWVRDVPSRPLDFASLTAMCDIFYPRAFLRLGRVLPAGTVSMTVYFHADPETVAAQSDSPVLATARANRFEQGFFDQSAHLWGRDGILLATSHQIVYFKA; translated from the coding sequence ATGACCGACGTCTCGGTGACCACTCACGTCTTCGACGCTGCCGTCGACCTGTTCGAGGTCCGGGACGATCACACCGAAGGGCACACGCACCCCGCCTACGCGAACATGGTCGGCCCGTTCGGCGGTATCACCGCCGCGACCCTCCTCCGCGCGGTCGAACGACACCCGGATGTCCTCGGCATGCCGCTGTCCCTGACCGTCAACTACGCCGGCCCCATCGCCGACGGCCCGTTCGACATCGCGGTGCGCCCGGTGCGCACGAATCGGACCACCCAGCACTGGTCGATCGAGCTGTCGCAGGGCGGTGAGGTCACCACCACGGCGACAGCCGTCTTCGGTCTTCGTCGCCCCACCTGGTCGTCGACCGAACTGCAGGCACCGACCGCCCCGGCACCCGACTCGCTCGAGCCGACACCTCTGCCCGACTACATCGCGTGGGCACGCAACTACGAGATGAGGTACGCCGCGGGAGCCGTTCCCGAGGAGGGCAGCGCGGAGGTCGCCGACTCCACGTCGACACTGTGGGTCCGCGACGTCCCGTCGCGTCCGCTCGACTTCGCCTCGCTCACCGCGATGTGCGACATCTTCTATCCCCGCGCCTTCCTACGGCTGGGTCGAGTGCTGCCTGCCGGCACGGTCTCGATGACCGTCTACTTCCACGCGGACCCGGAGACCGTTGCCGCGCAATCCGACAGTCCCGTGCTCGCGACCGCACGTGCGAATCGTTTCGAACAGGGCTTCTTCGACCAGAGCGCACATCTGTGGGGACGCGACGGCATCCTGCTCGCGACCTCGCACCAGATCGTCTATTTCAAGGCATGA